The following proteins are co-located in the Lagenorhynchus albirostris chromosome 4, mLagAlb1.1, whole genome shotgun sequence genome:
- the SH3TC1 gene encoding SH3 domain and tetratricopeptide repeat-containing protein 1 isoform X2, translating into MGSYPTDLTLQLLAVQRKSGLPDPSLQQVLRGRLRLLENDSWEVARALGELSARLLSIHSDQDRIVVTFKTFEEIWKFSTYHALGFTHHCLENLLVDQTFWLLEPDEDQETAIQVHVDEEALKLTHESLLFQEGPFFVLCPDHRVKVMNGLQPLGQASGFPRAEAALPVDSLAPSHNTSSEERTAAEPLIPFHQWALRVPWDPINDSMGGPVTPDIQPMAVGLASAVADCQGSGPEEMTFRSGDHIEILGAQVPGLPWCLGRHAASGQVAFVQTSLISAQGQASDLENVIFLNEEERSFFSSEGRFSEEDARQLLRRMSSTDVCTVYSLDTEEAEMQQQEEHEMPPPCLHPEPRETLQKVKNVLERCKSCRGCPKEPTSPGVHGASGGASSPDTKDPSFRLDARDARADPEALGSLLQFLDKPGFEAGLQGLYDLSPPGLSGVFGGFTDDEELARLLAEARGVAKKAGLPMALARLCFLLGRLCVRRLKLSQARVYFEEALGALGGRFGDLVLVAAVYTSLAAVHLRQKNREKCAQVVPKALALLLGTPGHVGGSEAESGLLQLGLRRAIGARSPQAEARACFLLAEHHARGKRPEEALPFLERLLQLHGASGAPGASWPVDCYLLLADVYSRKCLPHLALSCVKVASRRARGSLDSALRSAALVLRGSPQLPRLPAQLAPYLLQALASPASGTGRALRGPIYASLARLHSQHGRQGRAIAFMTWAAETDAQIGGRTVVDRLVALAWLHVLHRQIPAALDILESVLEAAVAALDQEGVIANMAAIALKRMGRTQQAAEGYYRALRVARRLGRQRNKAVVLANFGTLCLQTGAGRLAQHYFLEAVKLFSRLPSGEWGPDFTQVLLRLGHLCTRRALTRQGKCYYEWAFLVAVETDHLESQLHAVQRLCHFYSTVMPSEAQCVVYHEFQLSLARRVADKVLEGQLLEAISQLYLSLGTERAYKSALDYTKRSLGIFIDLQKKDKEAHAWLQAGKIYYILQQNELVDVYIQVAQNAALYTGDPKLGLQLFEAAGDIFFNGTWEREKAVSFYRDRALPLAVNTGSQEAELRLCNKLAALLAETEAPQEGLEFAHTALALSVTLGDRLNERVAYHRLAALHQQLGHGELAEHFYLKALSLCTSPLEFDEETLYYVKVYLVLGDIIFYDLKDPLDAAGYYQLALAAAVDLGNKRAQMKIYTRLAAIYHNFLLDREKSLFFHQKARTFATELNIRRGHLAPGRCCGRAAWLVPGPPS; encoded by the exons ACCTGACTTTGCAGCTGCTGGCTGTGCAGAGGAAAAGCGGATTGCCCGACCCCAGCCTGCAGCAGGTCCTGCGGGGCCGGCTCCGTCTTCTGGAGAATGACAGCTGGGAGGTGGCCCGTGCTCTCGGG GAGCTATCGGCCAGGCTGCTGTCCATCCACAGTGACCAGGATCGGATTGTGGTGACGTTTAAGACTTTTGAAGAAATCTGGAAGTTTTCCACCTACCACGCTCTCG GCTTCACTCATCACTGCCTGGAAAACCTGCTTGTGGACCAGACCTTCTGGCTGCTCGAGCCTGATGAAGACCAGGAGACGGCCATCCAAGTCCACGTGGATGAGGAGGCCTTGAAGCTGACGCACGAGAGCCTCCTTTTCCAGGAAG GGCCTTTCTTTGTGCTGTGTCCTGACCACCGCGTGAAAGTGATGAACGGCCTCCAGCCCCTTGGGCAGGCTTCGGGGTTTCCCCGGGCAGAGGCGGCGCTGCCAGTGGACTCCTTGGCCCCCAGCCACAACACATCCTCAGAGGAGCGGACAGCCGCGGAGCCCTTGATTCCGTTCCATCA GTGGGCTCTTAGGGTCCCCTGGGACCCCATCAACGACTCCATGGGTGGACCTGTGACGCCGGACATCCAGCCAATGG CTGTGGGCCTGGCCTCGGCTGTGGCGGACTGCCAGGGCTCAGGGCCCGAAGAGATGACCTTCCGAAGCGGTGACCACATCGAGATCCTGGGCGCCCAGGTGCCCGGCCTGCCCTGGTGCCTGGGCCGGCACGCGGCCTCCGGCCAGGTCGCCTTTGTGCAGACGAGCCTCATCAGTGCGCAGGGCCAAGCGTCTGA cttggaaaatgtgatttttctcaATGAAGAGGAAAGGTCTTTCTTCAGCAGCGAAGGACGCTTTTCCGAGGAGGATGCCAGGCAGCTACTCAGGAGGATGTCCAGCACGGACGTCTGCACTGTGTACAGCTTGG ACACAGAAGAAGCTGAGATGCAGCAACAGGAAGAACATG AGATGCCCCCGCCTTGCCTGCACCCAGAGCCACGTGAGACCCTGCAGAAGGTGAAGAATGTCCTAGAACGATGCAAGTCCTGCCGGGGCTGCCCCAAGGAGCCAACGTCCCCGGGC GTCCACGGGGCATCCGGTGGCGCGAGCTCGCCGGACACTAAGGACCCCTCCTTCCGCCTGGACGCCAGGGATGCCCGGGCTGACCCAGAGGCCCTGGGCTCCCTGCTGCAGTTCCTGGACAAGCCCGGCTTCGAGGCCGGCCTCCAGGGCCTGTACGACCTCTCCCCGCCCGGGCTGAGTGGCGTGTTTGGCGGCTTCACCGACGATGAGGAGCTGGCCCGGCTTCTGGCTGAGGCCCGGGGTGTGGCCAAGAAGGCCGGGCTGCCCATGGCCCTGGCCAGGCTCTGCTTCCTGCTGGGGCGGCTGTGCGTCCGGCGGCTGAAGCTGTCCCAGGCCCGCGTGTACTTCGAGGAAGCCCTGGGGGCGCTGGGGGGCCGCTTCGGGGACCTCGTCCTGGTGGCGGCCGTGTACACCAGCCTGGCCGCCGTCCACCTGCGGCAGAAGAACAGGGAGAAGTGCGCGCAGGTGGTGCCCAAGGCCTTGGCCCTGCTCCTGGGGACGCCCGGCCACGTCGGCGGCTCCGAGGCCGAGTCGGGGCTCCTGCAGCTGGGCCTGCGGAGGGCTATCGGCGCCCGCAGCCCGCAGGCCGAGGCCCGGGCCTGCTTCCTGCTGGCCGAGCACCACGCCCGCGGCAAGCGGCCCGAGGAGGCCCTGCCCTTCCTGGAGAGGCTGCTGCAGCTGCACGGGGCCTCGGGGGCTCCGGGCGCCTCGTGGCCCGTCGACTGCTACCTGCTGCTGGCAGACGTCTACAGCCGCAAGTGCCTCCCGCACCTGGCGCTGAGCTGCGTCAAGGTGGCCTCGCGGCGGGCGCGGGGCTCGCTGGACAGCGCGCTCCGGAGCGCGGCCCTGGTCCTGCGGGGCAGCCCCCAgctcccccgcctccccgcccAGCTCGCCCCCTACCTCCTGCAGGCCCTGGCCTCCCCGGCCTCGGGCACGGGGCGGGCGCTGCGCGGCCCCATCTACGCCAGCCTGGCCCGGCTGCACAGCCAGCACGGGCGACAGGGCAGGGCCATCGCCTTCATGACGTGGGCCGCGGAGACGGACGCCCAGATTGGCGGCCGCACGGTCGTGGACCGCCTGGTGGCCCTCGCCTGGTTGCACGTGCTTCACAGGCAGATCCCGGCAGCCCTGGACATCTTGGAGTCCGTCCTGGAGGCGGCGGTGGCCGCCCTGGACCAGGAGGGCGTGATCGCCAACATGGCGGCTATCGCCCTGAAGAGGATGGGCAGGACTCAGCAGGCGGCCGAGGGCTACTACCGCGCCCTGAGGGTCGCCAGGCGCCTGGGTCGCCAGCGGAACAAGGCGGTGGTCCTGGCCAACTTCGGGACCCTGTGTCTGCAGACCGGCGCCGGCAGGCTGGCCCAGCACTACTTCCTGGAGGCCGTGAAGCTCTTCTCGCGGCTGCCCAGCGGAGAGTGGGGCCCAGACTTCACCCAGGTGCTCCTGCGGCTGGGTCACCTGTGCACCCGCAGGGCCCTCACCCGGCAGGGCAAGTGCTACTACGAGTGGGCCTTTCTGGTCGCCGTGGAGACGGACCATTTGGAGA GCCAGCTGCACGCCGTCCAGCGGCTGTGTCACTTCTACAGCACAGTCATGCCCAGTGAGGCCCAGTGTGTCGTCTACCACGAGTTCCAGCTTTCGCTGGCCCGCAGGGTGGCCGACAAGGTGCTGGAGGGGCAGCTCCTGGAGGCCATCAGCCAGCTCTACCTGTCCCTGGGCACCGAGAG GGCCTACAAATCCGCGCTGGACTACACCAAGCGCAGTCTGGGGATATTCATCGACCTGCAGAAGAAGGACAAGGAGGCGCACGCCTGGCTGCAGGCGGGGAAGATCTACTACATCCTCCAGCAGAACGAGCTGGTGGATGTCTACATCCAG GTGGCACAGAACGCGGCCCTGTACACAGGGGACCCCAAGCTGGGGCTGCAGCTCTTTGAGGCGGCTGGAGACATCTTCTTCAACGGGACCTGGGAGCGGGAGAAAGCCGTGTCCTTCTACCGG GACCGGGCGCTGCCCCTGGCCGTGAACACGGGGAGCCAGGAGGCCGAGCTGCGTCTCTGCAACAAGCTGGCAGCGCTGCTGGCCGAGACGGAGGCGCCGCAGGAGGGCCTGGAGTTCGCCCACACGGCCCTGGCCCTCAGCGTCACCCTCG GGGACCGGCTGAACGAGCGGGTGGCCTACCATCGGCTGGCCGCCCTGCACCAGCAGCTGGGCCACGGGGAGCTGGCCGAGCACTTCTACCTCAAGGCACTCTCGCTCTGCACCTCGCCACTGGAATTTGACGAGGAGACCCTGTACTACGTGAAGGTGTATCTGGTGCTCGGAGACATCATCTTCTATGACCTCAAG GACCCGCTCGACGCGGCCGGGTACTACCAGCTGGCGCTGGCAGCGGCCGTGGACCTGGGCAACAAGAGGGCGCAGATGAAGATCTACACGCGCCTGGCTGCCATCTACCACAACTTCCTCCTGGACCGGGAGAAGTCCCTGTTCTTCCACCAGAAGGCTCGGACCTTTGCCACCGAGCTTAACATCCGCCGGGGACACCTGGCCCCTGGGCGGTGCTGCGGGCGGGCGGCCTGGCTGGTCCCCGGGCCCCCGTCCTGA
- the SH3TC1 gene encoding SH3 domain and tetratricopeptide repeat-containing protein 1 isoform X3, with translation MEGLTGRGPVGPPGGSGGREVQRAGASASAVWGRAGPEEAKATVGSDAAAPGVSAPAAGPSPGQMGSYPTDLTLQLLAVQRKSGLPDPSLQQVLRGRLRLLENDSWEVARALGELSARLLSIHSDQDRIVVTFKTFEEIWKFSTYHALGFTHHCLENLLVDQTFWLLEPDEDQETAIQVHVDEEALKLTHESLLFQEGPFFVLCPDHRVKVMNGLQPLGQASGFPRAEAALPVDSLAPSHNTSSEERTAAEPLIPFHQWALRVPWDPINDSMGGPVTPDIQPMAVGLASAVADCQGSGPEEMTFRSGDHIEILGAQVPGLPWCLGRHAASGQVAFVQTSLISAQGQASDLENVIFLNEEERSFFSSEGRFSEEDARQLLRRMSSTDVCTVYSLDTEEAEMQQQEEHEMPPPCLHPEPRETLQKVKNVLERCKSCRGCPKEPTSPGVHGASGGASSPDTKDPSFRLDARDARADPEALGSLLQFLDKPGFEAGLQGLYDLSPPGLSGVFGGFTDDEELARLLAEARGVAKKAGLPMALARLCFLLGRLCVRRLKLSQARVYFEEALGALGGRFGDLVLVAAVYTSLAAVHLRQKNREKCAQVVPKALALLLGTPGHVGGSEAESGLLQLGLRRAIGARSPQAEARACFLLAEHHARGKRPEEALPFLERLLQLHGASGAPGASWPVDCYLLLADVYSRKCLPHLALSCVKVASRRARGSLDSALRSAALVLRGSPQLPRLPAQLAPYLLQALASPASGTGRALRGPIYASLARLHSQHGRQGRAIAFMTWAAETDAQIGGRTVVDRLVALAWLHVLHRQIPAALDILESVLEAAVAALDQEGVIANMAAIALKRMGRTQQAAEGYYRALRVARRLGRQRNKAVVLANFGTLCLQTGAGRLAQHYFLEAVKLFSRLPSGEWGPDFTQVLLRLGHLCTRRALTRQGKCYYEWAFLVAVETDHLESQLHAVQRLCHFYSTVMPSEAQCVVYHEFQLSLARRVADKVLEGQLLEAISQLYLSLGTERAYKSALDYTKRSLGIFIDLQKKDKEAHAWLQAGKIYYILQQNELVDVYIQVRGLRACARSLTHPPTHP, from the exons ACCTGACTTTGCAGCTGCTGGCTGTGCAGAGGAAAAGCGGATTGCCCGACCCCAGCCTGCAGCAGGTCCTGCGGGGCCGGCTCCGTCTTCTGGAGAATGACAGCTGGGAGGTGGCCCGTGCTCTCGGG GAGCTATCGGCCAGGCTGCTGTCCATCCACAGTGACCAGGATCGGATTGTGGTGACGTTTAAGACTTTTGAAGAAATCTGGAAGTTTTCCACCTACCACGCTCTCG GCTTCACTCATCACTGCCTGGAAAACCTGCTTGTGGACCAGACCTTCTGGCTGCTCGAGCCTGATGAAGACCAGGAGACGGCCATCCAAGTCCACGTGGATGAGGAGGCCTTGAAGCTGACGCACGAGAGCCTCCTTTTCCAGGAAG GGCCTTTCTTTGTGCTGTGTCCTGACCACCGCGTGAAAGTGATGAACGGCCTCCAGCCCCTTGGGCAGGCTTCGGGGTTTCCCCGGGCAGAGGCGGCGCTGCCAGTGGACTCCTTGGCCCCCAGCCACAACACATCCTCAGAGGAGCGGACAGCCGCGGAGCCCTTGATTCCGTTCCATCA GTGGGCTCTTAGGGTCCCCTGGGACCCCATCAACGACTCCATGGGTGGACCTGTGACGCCGGACATCCAGCCAATGG CTGTGGGCCTGGCCTCGGCTGTGGCGGACTGCCAGGGCTCAGGGCCCGAAGAGATGACCTTCCGAAGCGGTGACCACATCGAGATCCTGGGCGCCCAGGTGCCCGGCCTGCCCTGGTGCCTGGGCCGGCACGCGGCCTCCGGCCAGGTCGCCTTTGTGCAGACGAGCCTCATCAGTGCGCAGGGCCAAGCGTCTGA cttggaaaatgtgatttttctcaATGAAGAGGAAAGGTCTTTCTTCAGCAGCGAAGGACGCTTTTCCGAGGAGGATGCCAGGCAGCTACTCAGGAGGATGTCCAGCACGGACGTCTGCACTGTGTACAGCTTGG ACACAGAAGAAGCTGAGATGCAGCAACAGGAAGAACATG AGATGCCCCCGCCTTGCCTGCACCCAGAGCCACGTGAGACCCTGCAGAAGGTGAAGAATGTCCTAGAACGATGCAAGTCCTGCCGGGGCTGCCCCAAGGAGCCAACGTCCCCGGGC GTCCACGGGGCATCCGGTGGCGCGAGCTCGCCGGACACTAAGGACCCCTCCTTCCGCCTGGACGCCAGGGATGCCCGGGCTGACCCAGAGGCCCTGGGCTCCCTGCTGCAGTTCCTGGACAAGCCCGGCTTCGAGGCCGGCCTCCAGGGCCTGTACGACCTCTCCCCGCCCGGGCTGAGTGGCGTGTTTGGCGGCTTCACCGACGATGAGGAGCTGGCCCGGCTTCTGGCTGAGGCCCGGGGTGTGGCCAAGAAGGCCGGGCTGCCCATGGCCCTGGCCAGGCTCTGCTTCCTGCTGGGGCGGCTGTGCGTCCGGCGGCTGAAGCTGTCCCAGGCCCGCGTGTACTTCGAGGAAGCCCTGGGGGCGCTGGGGGGCCGCTTCGGGGACCTCGTCCTGGTGGCGGCCGTGTACACCAGCCTGGCCGCCGTCCACCTGCGGCAGAAGAACAGGGAGAAGTGCGCGCAGGTGGTGCCCAAGGCCTTGGCCCTGCTCCTGGGGACGCCCGGCCACGTCGGCGGCTCCGAGGCCGAGTCGGGGCTCCTGCAGCTGGGCCTGCGGAGGGCTATCGGCGCCCGCAGCCCGCAGGCCGAGGCCCGGGCCTGCTTCCTGCTGGCCGAGCACCACGCCCGCGGCAAGCGGCCCGAGGAGGCCCTGCCCTTCCTGGAGAGGCTGCTGCAGCTGCACGGGGCCTCGGGGGCTCCGGGCGCCTCGTGGCCCGTCGACTGCTACCTGCTGCTGGCAGACGTCTACAGCCGCAAGTGCCTCCCGCACCTGGCGCTGAGCTGCGTCAAGGTGGCCTCGCGGCGGGCGCGGGGCTCGCTGGACAGCGCGCTCCGGAGCGCGGCCCTGGTCCTGCGGGGCAGCCCCCAgctcccccgcctccccgcccAGCTCGCCCCCTACCTCCTGCAGGCCCTGGCCTCCCCGGCCTCGGGCACGGGGCGGGCGCTGCGCGGCCCCATCTACGCCAGCCTGGCCCGGCTGCACAGCCAGCACGGGCGACAGGGCAGGGCCATCGCCTTCATGACGTGGGCCGCGGAGACGGACGCCCAGATTGGCGGCCGCACGGTCGTGGACCGCCTGGTGGCCCTCGCCTGGTTGCACGTGCTTCACAGGCAGATCCCGGCAGCCCTGGACATCTTGGAGTCCGTCCTGGAGGCGGCGGTGGCCGCCCTGGACCAGGAGGGCGTGATCGCCAACATGGCGGCTATCGCCCTGAAGAGGATGGGCAGGACTCAGCAGGCGGCCGAGGGCTACTACCGCGCCCTGAGGGTCGCCAGGCGCCTGGGTCGCCAGCGGAACAAGGCGGTGGTCCTGGCCAACTTCGGGACCCTGTGTCTGCAGACCGGCGCCGGCAGGCTGGCCCAGCACTACTTCCTGGAGGCCGTGAAGCTCTTCTCGCGGCTGCCCAGCGGAGAGTGGGGCCCAGACTTCACCCAGGTGCTCCTGCGGCTGGGTCACCTGTGCACCCGCAGGGCCCTCACCCGGCAGGGCAAGTGCTACTACGAGTGGGCCTTTCTGGTCGCCGTGGAGACGGACCATTTGGAGA GCCAGCTGCACGCCGTCCAGCGGCTGTGTCACTTCTACAGCACAGTCATGCCCAGTGAGGCCCAGTGTGTCGTCTACCACGAGTTCCAGCTTTCGCTGGCCCGCAGGGTGGCCGACAAGGTGCTGGAGGGGCAGCTCCTGGAGGCCATCAGCCAGCTCTACCTGTCCCTGGGCACCGAGAG GGCCTACAAATCCGCGCTGGACTACACCAAGCGCAGTCTGGGGATATTCATCGACCTGCAGAAGAAGGACAAGGAGGCGCACGCCTGGCTGCAGGCGGGGAAGATCTACTACATCCTCCAGCAGAACGAGCTGGTGGATGTCTACATCCAGGTGCGAGGGCTCCGGGCGTGCGCGCGGTCACTCACCCACCCGCCCACTCACCCCTAA
- the SH3TC1 gene encoding SH3 domain and tetratricopeptide repeat-containing protein 1 isoform X1 yields the protein MEGLTGRGPVGPPGGSGGREVQRAGASASAVWGRAGPEEAKATVGSDAAAPGVSAPAAGPSPGQMGSYPTDLTLQLLAVQRKSGLPDPSLQQVLRGRLRLLENDSWEVARALGELSARLLSIHSDQDRIVVTFKTFEEIWKFSTYHALGFTHHCLENLLVDQTFWLLEPDEDQETAIQVHVDEEALKLTHESLLFQEGPFFVLCPDHRVKVMNGLQPLGQASGFPRAEAALPVDSLAPSHNTSSEERTAAEPLIPFHQWALRVPWDPINDSMGGPVTPDIQPMAVGLASAVADCQGSGPEEMTFRSGDHIEILGAQVPGLPWCLGRHAASGQVAFVQTSLISAQGQASDLENVIFLNEEERSFFSSEGRFSEEDARQLLRRMSSTDVCTVYSLDTEEAEMQQQEEHEMPPPCLHPEPRETLQKVKNVLERCKSCRGCPKEPTSPGVHGASGGASSPDTKDPSFRLDARDARADPEALGSLLQFLDKPGFEAGLQGLYDLSPPGLSGVFGGFTDDEELARLLAEARGVAKKAGLPMALARLCFLLGRLCVRRLKLSQARVYFEEALGALGGRFGDLVLVAAVYTSLAAVHLRQKNREKCAQVVPKALALLLGTPGHVGGSEAESGLLQLGLRRAIGARSPQAEARACFLLAEHHARGKRPEEALPFLERLLQLHGASGAPGASWPVDCYLLLADVYSRKCLPHLALSCVKVASRRARGSLDSALRSAALVLRGSPQLPRLPAQLAPYLLQALASPASGTGRALRGPIYASLARLHSQHGRQGRAIAFMTWAAETDAQIGGRTVVDRLVALAWLHVLHRQIPAALDILESVLEAAVAALDQEGVIANMAAIALKRMGRTQQAAEGYYRALRVARRLGRQRNKAVVLANFGTLCLQTGAGRLAQHYFLEAVKLFSRLPSGEWGPDFTQVLLRLGHLCTRRALTRQGKCYYEWAFLVAVETDHLESQLHAVQRLCHFYSTVMPSEAQCVVYHEFQLSLARRVADKVLEGQLLEAISQLYLSLGTERAYKSALDYTKRSLGIFIDLQKKDKEAHAWLQAGKIYYILQQNELVDVYIQVAQNAALYTGDPKLGLQLFEAAGDIFFNGTWEREKAVSFYRDRALPLAVNTGSQEAELRLCNKLAALLAETEAPQEGLEFAHTALALSVTLGDRLNERVAYHRLAALHQQLGHGELAEHFYLKALSLCTSPLEFDEETLYYVKVYLVLGDIIFYDLKDPLDAAGYYQLALAAAVDLGNKRAQMKIYTRLAAIYHNFLLDREKSLFFHQKARTFATELNIRRGHLAPGRCCGRAAWLVPGPPS from the exons ACCTGACTTTGCAGCTGCTGGCTGTGCAGAGGAAAAGCGGATTGCCCGACCCCAGCCTGCAGCAGGTCCTGCGGGGCCGGCTCCGTCTTCTGGAGAATGACAGCTGGGAGGTGGCCCGTGCTCTCGGG GAGCTATCGGCCAGGCTGCTGTCCATCCACAGTGACCAGGATCGGATTGTGGTGACGTTTAAGACTTTTGAAGAAATCTGGAAGTTTTCCACCTACCACGCTCTCG GCTTCACTCATCACTGCCTGGAAAACCTGCTTGTGGACCAGACCTTCTGGCTGCTCGAGCCTGATGAAGACCAGGAGACGGCCATCCAAGTCCACGTGGATGAGGAGGCCTTGAAGCTGACGCACGAGAGCCTCCTTTTCCAGGAAG GGCCTTTCTTTGTGCTGTGTCCTGACCACCGCGTGAAAGTGATGAACGGCCTCCAGCCCCTTGGGCAGGCTTCGGGGTTTCCCCGGGCAGAGGCGGCGCTGCCAGTGGACTCCTTGGCCCCCAGCCACAACACATCCTCAGAGGAGCGGACAGCCGCGGAGCCCTTGATTCCGTTCCATCA GTGGGCTCTTAGGGTCCCCTGGGACCCCATCAACGACTCCATGGGTGGACCTGTGACGCCGGACATCCAGCCAATGG CTGTGGGCCTGGCCTCGGCTGTGGCGGACTGCCAGGGCTCAGGGCCCGAAGAGATGACCTTCCGAAGCGGTGACCACATCGAGATCCTGGGCGCCCAGGTGCCCGGCCTGCCCTGGTGCCTGGGCCGGCACGCGGCCTCCGGCCAGGTCGCCTTTGTGCAGACGAGCCTCATCAGTGCGCAGGGCCAAGCGTCTGA cttggaaaatgtgatttttctcaATGAAGAGGAAAGGTCTTTCTTCAGCAGCGAAGGACGCTTTTCCGAGGAGGATGCCAGGCAGCTACTCAGGAGGATGTCCAGCACGGACGTCTGCACTGTGTACAGCTTGG ACACAGAAGAAGCTGAGATGCAGCAACAGGAAGAACATG AGATGCCCCCGCCTTGCCTGCACCCAGAGCCACGTGAGACCCTGCAGAAGGTGAAGAATGTCCTAGAACGATGCAAGTCCTGCCGGGGCTGCCCCAAGGAGCCAACGTCCCCGGGC GTCCACGGGGCATCCGGTGGCGCGAGCTCGCCGGACACTAAGGACCCCTCCTTCCGCCTGGACGCCAGGGATGCCCGGGCTGACCCAGAGGCCCTGGGCTCCCTGCTGCAGTTCCTGGACAAGCCCGGCTTCGAGGCCGGCCTCCAGGGCCTGTACGACCTCTCCCCGCCCGGGCTGAGTGGCGTGTTTGGCGGCTTCACCGACGATGAGGAGCTGGCCCGGCTTCTGGCTGAGGCCCGGGGTGTGGCCAAGAAGGCCGGGCTGCCCATGGCCCTGGCCAGGCTCTGCTTCCTGCTGGGGCGGCTGTGCGTCCGGCGGCTGAAGCTGTCCCAGGCCCGCGTGTACTTCGAGGAAGCCCTGGGGGCGCTGGGGGGCCGCTTCGGGGACCTCGTCCTGGTGGCGGCCGTGTACACCAGCCTGGCCGCCGTCCACCTGCGGCAGAAGAACAGGGAGAAGTGCGCGCAGGTGGTGCCCAAGGCCTTGGCCCTGCTCCTGGGGACGCCCGGCCACGTCGGCGGCTCCGAGGCCGAGTCGGGGCTCCTGCAGCTGGGCCTGCGGAGGGCTATCGGCGCCCGCAGCCCGCAGGCCGAGGCCCGGGCCTGCTTCCTGCTGGCCGAGCACCACGCCCGCGGCAAGCGGCCCGAGGAGGCCCTGCCCTTCCTGGAGAGGCTGCTGCAGCTGCACGGGGCCTCGGGGGCTCCGGGCGCCTCGTGGCCCGTCGACTGCTACCTGCTGCTGGCAGACGTCTACAGCCGCAAGTGCCTCCCGCACCTGGCGCTGAGCTGCGTCAAGGTGGCCTCGCGGCGGGCGCGGGGCTCGCTGGACAGCGCGCTCCGGAGCGCGGCCCTGGTCCTGCGGGGCAGCCCCCAgctcccccgcctccccgcccAGCTCGCCCCCTACCTCCTGCAGGCCCTGGCCTCCCCGGCCTCGGGCACGGGGCGGGCGCTGCGCGGCCCCATCTACGCCAGCCTGGCCCGGCTGCACAGCCAGCACGGGCGACAGGGCAGGGCCATCGCCTTCATGACGTGGGCCGCGGAGACGGACGCCCAGATTGGCGGCCGCACGGTCGTGGACCGCCTGGTGGCCCTCGCCTGGTTGCACGTGCTTCACAGGCAGATCCCGGCAGCCCTGGACATCTTGGAGTCCGTCCTGGAGGCGGCGGTGGCCGCCCTGGACCAGGAGGGCGTGATCGCCAACATGGCGGCTATCGCCCTGAAGAGGATGGGCAGGACTCAGCAGGCGGCCGAGGGCTACTACCGCGCCCTGAGGGTCGCCAGGCGCCTGGGTCGCCAGCGGAACAAGGCGGTGGTCCTGGCCAACTTCGGGACCCTGTGTCTGCAGACCGGCGCCGGCAGGCTGGCCCAGCACTACTTCCTGGAGGCCGTGAAGCTCTTCTCGCGGCTGCCCAGCGGAGAGTGGGGCCCAGACTTCACCCAGGTGCTCCTGCGGCTGGGTCACCTGTGCACCCGCAGGGCCCTCACCCGGCAGGGCAAGTGCTACTACGAGTGGGCCTTTCTGGTCGCCGTGGAGACGGACCATTTGGAGA GCCAGCTGCACGCCGTCCAGCGGCTGTGTCACTTCTACAGCACAGTCATGCCCAGTGAGGCCCAGTGTGTCGTCTACCACGAGTTCCAGCTTTCGCTGGCCCGCAGGGTGGCCGACAAGGTGCTGGAGGGGCAGCTCCTGGAGGCCATCAGCCAGCTCTACCTGTCCCTGGGCACCGAGAG GGCCTACAAATCCGCGCTGGACTACACCAAGCGCAGTCTGGGGATATTCATCGACCTGCAGAAGAAGGACAAGGAGGCGCACGCCTGGCTGCAGGCGGGGAAGATCTACTACATCCTCCAGCAGAACGAGCTGGTGGATGTCTACATCCAG GTGGCACAGAACGCGGCCCTGTACACAGGGGACCCCAAGCTGGGGCTGCAGCTCTTTGAGGCGGCTGGAGACATCTTCTTCAACGGGACCTGGGAGCGGGAGAAAGCCGTGTCCTTCTACCGG GACCGGGCGCTGCCCCTGGCCGTGAACACGGGGAGCCAGGAGGCCGAGCTGCGTCTCTGCAACAAGCTGGCAGCGCTGCTGGCCGAGACGGAGGCGCCGCAGGAGGGCCTGGAGTTCGCCCACACGGCCCTGGCCCTCAGCGTCACCCTCG GGGACCGGCTGAACGAGCGGGTGGCCTACCATCGGCTGGCCGCCCTGCACCAGCAGCTGGGCCACGGGGAGCTGGCCGAGCACTTCTACCTCAAGGCACTCTCGCTCTGCACCTCGCCACTGGAATTTGACGAGGAGACCCTGTACTACGTGAAGGTGTATCTGGTGCTCGGAGACATCATCTTCTATGACCTCAAG GACCCGCTCGACGCGGCCGGGTACTACCAGCTGGCGCTGGCAGCGGCCGTGGACCTGGGCAACAAGAGGGCGCAGATGAAGATCTACACGCGCCTGGCTGCCATCTACCACAACTTCCTCCTGGACCGGGAGAAGTCCCTGTTCTTCCACCAGAAGGCTCGGACCTTTGCCACCGAGCTTAACATCCGCCGGGGACACCTGGCCCCTGGGCGGTGCTGCGGGCGGGCGGCCTGGCTGGTCCCCGGGCCCCCGTCCTGA